From the genome of Nicotiana sylvestris chromosome 1, ASM39365v2, whole genome shotgun sequence:
ggactgtagtgccataattgaggaggaggaagaagaaggtcTCACTATTCAAACTGTaaagaagggagctgttctcaggaattggaccACCACACCATCCCAAGCCCGccgagttcctgggtagcttggcagattttacttctatagccattctaggcatttaagatttccaataattttgttttaagatttatttgtttcaaaataaatgctcgattcatcgagccgtactcgtCTAGATGATTTTTTCGGTTTTAATCAAATTTGCATTtgctttattattcattactatttctacaatttttctttctacaacgttattattacttttcttgatgaaccagtgactgtgacatgtaatgatgcaacacaacatgagaatagtgattcagatgaagaagatgagatacccgagaaaattgtcagggaggttgaaaattttgagaataagcctaagtctaatctggacgaaaccgaagcagtaaatttggggaacaccgagaccgtcaaggaaACCCGCAttagcattcacttgtcaccaacatataaggaagaatacatccattttctaaaggaatatgaggacatttttgcatggtcatatgatgacatgaccggtttgagcacgtacatagtggctcacaagttgcctactaatcccatgtgtccgccagtgaagcagaaactcagaaaattcaaattagatatgagcctgaaaatcaaggaggaagttaccaagcagatcaaagccaaagttctcagggtggttgagtacccaacttggttagctaacatcgtgccggttccgaagaaggatggaaagtcagagtatgtgttgactatcgggatttaaacagagcaagtcccaaggatgacttcccactaccaaatatacacatcctgatcgataattgtgccaagaatgaactccaatcctttgtagatttctTCGCTGGGTaacatcagatttggatggacgaagaagatgcagagaagatagcttttattacaccttgtggtgtatactgttacaagatgatgacattcggtctgaagaatgctggggctacttacatgagatccatgaacaccatattccatgatatgatacataaggagatagaggtgtatgtggacgatgtcattatcaaattcAAGAGGTCCGCAGATCAtatagcggacttgagaaagttcttcgacaggctaaggaggtacaacttgaactgaaccccgcaaagtgtacATTCGGGGTTCCCGCTGGAAAGtcattgggattcattgtcagtcatcgagggatcgagctcgatccatctaaggtcaaagctattcaggagttactgTCGCCTAGgaacaaaaaggacgtgatgagcttcctaggatgtcttaactatatcagtcggttcatagcacagtccacggtcatatgtgaacccatcttcaaaatgctgaggaaagataccaagacaagttggaccgagcattgtcagaaagcttttgacaagatcaaagagtacttgtccacaccaccagttctgatcccgccagaaccaggacgacctttgctactctatctatctgtattggctgaagccttcagatgtgttttgAGATAACATGACGAGACATGAAGAAAGGAGCAGACCATATACTACctaagtaagaagttcacaccttacgaagcgcAATACTCTCTactggaacgcacttgctgtgctttgacctggacaactcagaaattgaggcactacttttgtgcctacactacataccttatatcaggatggaccctttgaagcacatattccagaaacctatgccgaccgggaagttagccaagtggtagatactgttgagtgagttcgacatcgtctacgtaactcaaaaggcagtcaaaggacaggcattggcagatcatcttgctgaaaactcggtgggaggagaatacgaacccttgaaaacgtattttcctgatgaagaagtataatttgtaggagaagacattaccgaagtatacaacggttggaggatgttttttGATGGAGTTGCAAATTTCAGAGGAGTGGGTATTaaagcagttttggtatcagaaatgggtcaacattattcggtatctgctaaactcagatttcccggCACTAATAGCATGGaggaatatgaagcctgcatactagggctcaacatggcgaTCGACATGAAAATTCAAGAGTTGTTagtgatcggtgattcagatttgcttgtgcactaggtataaggagagtgggccaccaagaattctaagatattgccatatctgcagcatgtgcaggaattgagaaagaggttcacaaagatagaattccgacatgtgcccagaattcagaatgagtttgctgatgcattggccaccttgccatctatgatacaacatccaaataagaattatattgatcgcattccggtgaggatccataatcagccggcatattgtgctcatgtcgaggaaaaAACAGATGGAAATatttggttccatgacatcaaggagtatttgtgaAAAGGAGAATGAGCAtacaaaccacactcagaaacacacactccggagattttccaatcacttcttccacagtggaggaaatctgtatagaagaactcccgatttgggattTCTAAGATGTGTCAACGTAAGAGAAGCTTCTAAACtgcttgaggatgtgcatgccaAAACCTGTGGCCctcacatgaatggtttcgtcttggctaagaagatactcagggccggttacttttgaaTGACCATAGATTgtatccagtatgtccgcaaatacTTCCAATGCCatgtgcatgccgatatgataaaagtgccaccaaacgagctcaatacaacaagctcacgttggccattcgccgcctggggaatggatgtcattggtccgatcaagcccactgcttcaaaccggcataggtttattctggtagacattgattacttcacaaaatgggtagaggctacatcttacaaagccgtaaccaagaaagtcgtcacagattttgtcaaaggtttgtcgattcggagttcccgagtccattgttactgataatgccgccaatatcaatagtgatctgatgaaagccatgtgtgaaactttcaaaatcaagcacaagaattccacagcctacaaacctcagatgaacaTAGCCGTAGAAACCGCTAATAAAAACATTAAAAAGATACTAAGAAAGACGGTAGAGAACCACatacaatggcacgagaagctaccttttgctttattgggataccgcactacggtTCGCACATATACCAGGGcgactccctatatgttggtttatggtatcgAGGCTGTCATCCCTGccaaggtagagattccttctttaagagtcatacatgaagctgaactcagtgatgtggagtggataaggagtcactatgaacaattggcccttattgttggaaagaggatgaacgtagTGTGTCACgatcaactttatcagaatagaatgtccagagctttcaacaaaagggtcaaactaaGTCAATTTACACCAGGTcagctggtgctgaagaagatcttcccacatcgagatgaagccaaagggaaattttctcccaactggcaaggttcgtacatggttcacagggtgctgacaggaggggcgctcatacttgcagaaatggatggagaaatatgGTCAAAACTAATCAATTcaaatgcagtcaagagatactatgcttagattatctACATTTCctcttctgatgtaattgaactacgcttgacctgattcccgtttaagaggggatacgtaggcagccttatgggttcggtcatatcataataaatttttcatttccatcaagatcagaaactggtacagaattttgaggaggaccctcaaatttcggagcaagtccagccgacgccatcacatgccagaaagtcagaaattggttaagaatctggggcagaattttgagaaggattctcaaaattccgaagaaggttcagtAAGGCCTATTATCTGCAAATGgtcaaaagatcatctaccaaactagggcagaattttgagaaggaccctcaaaattccatataAGAAAACTGCAATGTCTTTGAGATGTGTTacaatcactagttcatctaaaattacttgatatatcaatacatttctaaaatgactctatttttatcaatgattgcatatttttcgaaaactttatttccaTAACAGTTAGGTGTTACCTAAGGGAACTCGAAATGGCTTTCAGAATGGAGTAAAGCAAAGCTAGCTGACAGAAgcatgaaccaacctcccctcacaaaacttacaaattTTCTTTGAACGTAGGTACATCTGACGTAGCAATAACATccacaaatatatacatatagCAAAATTCATTATCAATCAGGACATCAGataccgaatatatctccagctaagacatatgctactcttatttgctatttgctctctacatgaggctaatccttgcctccatatctgtatggggctaattcctgcctccatatttacatgaggctaatccttgcctccctacttgcatgaggctaatccttgcttctatacttgcatgaggctaatgcttgcctccctacttgaatgaggctaatctctgcctccatacttgcatgatgctaatcattgcctccatacttgcatgaggctaatccttgcctccctatttgcatttTTACATGACGCTAAAccttgcctccctaattgcataaggctaatccttgcctccttacttgcatgaggctaatccttgtctccctaCTTTattgaggctaatacttgcctccatatctatatgaggctaatccttgcctccatatctgcacgaggctaatctctacctccatatttgcatgaggctaatccttgcttcactacttgcatgaggctaatccttgcctccatacttgcatgaggctaatccttgcctctatacttgtacgaggctaatccttgcctccctacttgcatgaggctaatccttgcctccctacttggatgaggctaatccttgcctccatatatgcatgaggctaatccttgcctccatatctacatgaggctaatccctgcctccatatttgcatgaggctaatccttgcctccatatctgcatgagggtaatccctgcctccatatttgcatgagtctaatccttgtcTCTCcatccgcatgaggctaatccctgcctccatacctgcatgaggctattcCTTGTCTCCTCATCTGCATgatgctaatccttgcctctatatctgcatgaagctaatccttgcctctatatatgcatgaggctaatccatgcctccatatctgcatgaggctaatccctgcctccccatcTGCACAAGGCTAGTCCttgcctctatatctgcatggGACTTAGCACTGTTCCTctttgcacaaatattgctctattttttaatactatctattttcttttcaattgGGCTAAGCTtcgccctccatttcacaagactaagccttgtcttgttaacatcatattattgcattatcatgggctaaaatatcgtcaatatatccaaaggcgtcatagtctaaaaggcatcatcctcatagccagaagacaccatgccatggcctgagaatccctcaaattcgcatatcattattcaaaggtgtcatggttcagaggcaccactTTTTATGGcccgagaatatcatttcatggcctgcgaatccctcactaaacaattcatggcccagaaCGTCAttgtccaaggacgtcatctttaatcgtccaaagacaaccttcatagtctaaagggaatctgcatcatgtttaaattttcgcacaaatacatgttCGTAGAATCTTTTATCTACAGGTAACTAGTAAGCAACCACTATCCCAACAAGAGCAACTttgctccagttccttcaactatctcaaaaCTTAACCGTTCACCATAGCCACTTTTGCTTCTCGTGTCTGTTCTTGCGATGAGTTCATCGGTATATTTtgccaatgaatccagaactacacatgacctgattcttgtaagaccagggatatgtaggcaactcgaagacTGGAGTtcagcctctgtctttcaaaacatcccatccggtcaaattggccatcatttctttacccgaaaactcttccatccttcccgggtaaagaggggcagctgttgatacctaattttttcataatattttcaaaattatgcCTGGGCATCaattattatttttcataaaatttctgcattttttaaaaatatttaactaatttctcctagcatttattttataaaacaatcactgaTTGCATCACGAATAGCtttataataattttgtaatttaattttatcatttacatTTGTAATAAGTTTCAATTGTTGAACAAATAGCCACGTATGTATTTTTAGGAtacaattgcaattactttgcaattatagcctatgcgtgtattattatattattttgccaaagaatagccttttatatttttaaaatattaagtaattagtTTAAAACATTTCTGTGCATGGAAatcatttttcataattttattatccatttttaaaattgttttagaaattaattatgtatttaacaaatagccccttttCATTTAAGACTTAGCCTATCAACTAGCCCAATTCTAACCCTTTTGAACCAGCCCAGAAACCCTAGGCCCAATACTGGTCTGCCTAACCCAATACCTAgccaaatcctggtcgttgatcattttgatcaacggtccaggtttTCCCCTTCTTAAATTAAACCTAATGACCCCCCAAAACCTAATTCATTTTACACCGTACACCTCCATCACCTAATACTCTCTGCTTtcaaacactctcaacctaaaccctaatctccaaATGCCATAACTCATCTATGGCCATCTCCGATGACTTCTCACCACCCTtcaggcctccaatggcctcccTCACGTCACTGTTGCCATCTCTAGGGCCCTCAATGGACCAGGGCTAGTCGACTTGCATCTATGGTTCCTCTCTCACTTGTTCCAGGCTATTCCGTTGTGATTTCGAGTGAAATCGTCCTATATTAGCTACAATCTATGGTTTTCTAAGcaggtttcttcatctctgtatggTTCTCTTTAAAACcttaatttcttttctaaacctcttagatctgtacagatctaagatgatTTGGGTTTGTTTCATGTAAGTTTTACAATAGCCttaagattctttacaagaatcgtatgatttcaagtgattttcatcttttcctAAAACTAAGGTTTCcagaatttctttttaaaaattgtttgatGATTTTCTGTGTTTAACCTTCTGCTTCTCATCtattttgactgattttatgAGTCTGCTACAACCTTAGCCCATTTGTAcagaaaaccctaattttttgggGTTCTTCATTTGGTTTCTAGATATTGGTACAtctgattgtgttcttgctttgggttcttgtgatttctcgtgaTTTTCTTGTCTTAATATGCTTCTACTAAATTGCTTGGTTCAACACTTTCGCCGATTCTATATTCTTGATCTTTCTTAGTAAATTAGTGTCGTTTAACTTTGTGTTTTGTTAAGCTATGTgaaatcctgactattcatgttatACCTTAtttttatatgctaaacatgcTGACTCTTACATGACTTTCTGAACCCTTGATTACTCTGAATACCTTATTTCCTGGtttaatttgaacactttcctttaaacgtttgattcttacctctttactcaatttgattgaattTGCTTGCCTTAAATATTTTTCCCTGCCTTGTTTGTATTTCGCTGATTATTACTGATtcgtttccttaattaaactgctgttcatttacccttaattacctattctatacctaaactttacttgattcttttccttaaatacttagcaTGATTTTACTGTTGATCTAattgtcccttgattaagggaagatCTTGCTGATTTACATGTGGCTTCTTTGATttactacttaattgatctcttaccttatgtGTCAAgattttgattactatataaacctcCTCTTCTTTTAAGTTCTGGACAACAAAACATTAGTTCACAAAAGGCACACTTACACTTTAAAAGTTCTCTTTCACTTCTGCTTTTGTGATACTTGCTGATCTAGCCGACTGAAAACCAAGGCTAGAAATTGGAACTTCATTTGCTTTATATTCTACACCCGTTTCTTcaattggtatgtctctagttatgTTTTGGAATCCAAACCCTATATGTTTCATTCTTGCACTAGTTCATCAGTTATGAGTTCCAACTTGAATTCCTGCCTACTTCTTTGTTCAACATGTCTAAAATCTGCTTGTTCAATGTATGCTTTATATTCTACACTCTTTCTTGCTTACTTCTTTGCCTAGCATGTCCAAAATTCTGTCCTGTTCAATGCATTTCTTTACACTCTGCACACTTTTCTGCCTACTTCTTTGCCTAGCATGCCTAAACTATAGGTTTAATCCTGTTCAAGACAGGCCAACTATCATCTATGTCCTAACTATTTACTAAGTCTCTAAGATCCTAAGTGTTGCATACAGTTTGTGACTATATGTTTTCTCTATCCCTATCCCTGTACCCTAAGGTGATTCTTAAGTGCCACAATCCCTTTATACCCATGTGAAGTTCTAGTTGTTAAGTGTTCTGAATGTCTCTTATGACCAATTAATTGTCTGCTATTTTGGCACTCTTCTCAAACTGTCTTTTACCACAAAACTATTTCTTGTTTTCTAAAAAATCTCTTTTACTTCTAAAGTCATCTCTatactattttcaaaacaaaactataccaagcactctcactttactcttaggatattaggttctgcccctctgatatgtgtactgccttgagacccttgagatctctctgaacacTCGCATGTCAGAGCTgtcctttccacactgcacctaaatcagttactgtttgagaaaaggtctaagtgtgagcactgcctgggattcttgaggtccttagggaactctgacatacctaGACATGATCttgtctatggaactttggcatttaaggctattggaggcttgggaagtcacttgggcctgcttcaggctccatatatttaacttcttcttttttctttatttgtttatctaATTTATTTAGccggtctgtaataattatttgtaaacaacattagggtgattagtgaaggaatcttacatactcttcgaatatctgtatgagaggtatggccatagcaagtcctaccgtacctaccataATGAgctctctctcacttctctaggCCACATCCACCACAGAGTGTTCATGTTCATTGTATGCTTCTTAGGCCAGATAGTAttcccaatgaaaagggaaagaatccacactaggttggccatggtcgccaaggctctgatggaagggatcaatggacagacatacactatagtccccatgatcatagccgacatctacagggctctgtagtgctgtcaaagaggggtcaagcatttcgagggttgtaacatattgctgcagttgtggttgttagaacattttcaaGTTGTACCAAGTGCTTGGAACGACCATCTAACCGAGGAACAggtacaatggatgtttgaatagttcccaacagacgaattcatcatcagatctagggatGCTCCGTACCTGGTGCTGATTGGGTTtagagggatatacccttatgtccctattcgagttatgaggcaagcaagTTGGAAACAtgttgtaccaagggttgccaagatgagtcatttcagggcaaactttcaagacgacgacgtcccttacaagtgccaagctcaacacatgtggtaCTACAAAATCATTATGGAAAAGAACACCGTTGAGCTAGATAGGTATCATGCAGGGTGTGAACCTCTCACTTGGGCCAgttttaggctccctatagttaacttcttcttttttctttatttgtttatgtaatttataaaatcggtctgtaataattatttgtaaataaaattggggtgattagtgaaaaggggtgggtagttatatatgttgggtaaatcagggtagataccatgcctatagaatttgTGATAATGCATTTGGTGTGCTTgtaggtcttatggagatgcttagaggctaaaggggtcccggttacctatattagggcgattaagggcatgtatgatggagctaagactcgggttaggacagcaggaggcgattcagattattttccggttattacggtgttgcaccaagggtctgcattcatccctttcctatttgccctggtgatggatgctataacgcatcatattcagggggaggtgccatggttcatgctatttgctgatgacatagtcctaattgacgagacacgatgcggcgtcagcgagaggttagaggtttggagacatacccttgagtccaaaggtttcaggttgagcaagacgaagacggaataccttgagtgcaaatttggggcagagccgacggaagcgggagtggaagtgaggcttgattctcaagtccctaagaggggtagtttcaagtacctaggGTCGTTTATTtaggggtccggggagatcgacgaggatgtcacacaccgtataggggtgaggtggatgaaatggaggataacgacgggagtcctgtgtgacaagaaagtgccactgttactgagaggtaaattttatagggcagtggttaggcctgctatgttgtatgggactgagtgttggccggtgaagatctcacacatccagaggatgaaagttgcagagatgaggatgttgaggtggatgtgcgggcatacaaggaaggataagattagaaatgaagatattcgagagaaggtgggggtggcccccatggaggacaagatgcgggaagcaagactcagatggttcgggcacattcagaggaggaacactgatgcaccggtgagaaggtgtgaacgactggcggtggtgggtacgaggagaggtagagggagacctaagaagtattggggagaggtgatcaggcaggatatggcgcgacttagggttactgaggacatgaccctaaacagggaattgtggagatcgagcattaaggttgtaggttaggggaaattgtgatatcttttttacagcgcactagagtgagactagctagttaggaattagtcttagaatgctattgatcaactactgatgatgggctttatcttctgtgtattaataccttacatctttctcgtatttcctatatctcttatattgctgttactttgtttttatggtatttatgttatgttatggattttatggtattttatgttgttttattatgagtatattgatagtactaatatagtgtctcttgttgcctcttcgagccgagggtctcctggaaacagcctctctgcccctcggggtagaggtaaggtctgcgtacatattaccctccctagaccccacttgtgggattacactgggttgttgttgttgttgttgttgcatttgGTGTGCTTGCTATACTTTAACAATAtcaaaaatcatgcctataggatctaaattgcttcattaatagaaatcatgtctataggattaaaatcaactttataagtagatatcatgcctatagagtgtaAAGTGATTGAGTTCAAGTTTCTGCTAAAACATGTCTTTACATCCGtctcactagaaatcatgcctataagttcaaaaatcaactcttaacaattagataccatgcctataagaattaaaatcagaaatactgtctatagaacttaaaatcagtttagttaaaCAAATCAATTTAATTCATTCTGGATTGGCTTAATCAACTGTCGCTTTTTTAAATGAGTTTTTCAAACACCGCCTCAATTTACTACagctagaaagcatgtctataggatctcaggTGTCCGTTTAAAAATTGCTCACTGTTTACTgcatcaatatagatatcatgctcttaggacatcactgttctacgtttaggcaagcctataggataATTTAAATTCTGCAGCTCTGAAACTGTGCTTTGTTATTTAAAACTGTTCAGATTTAACAGGcctaaatcagtaggcaagctaaataggattTTAACACTTTGTCTTAATTCAATACTGTataatccctgctcacctagatatcatgttctatgattttctcttaaatacttgactgttgtttgaagacatacatttacttgttatatttgtggaggtgatTTTGAGCCTATAATTTGttccctttaaatgcagtcctaattgttcttgattgACACCTAgattttttatcctttaaaaccttaggaagttCTAGAACTACTCTAgctagaggtcctaaatacctccagggccacaaggaagaaACACGTAGTGCACGCTTAGGACATCTGTCAAggttattagaacgctttaggctatgaccaaggggagggaattgggtagtaaggatatgatgactatacgctaatgtcacgtgtagcccttcattgaggagtgtttaccgggcattgtgtggggtgatcctataggctaaccaacctaagacccctctttcccaattcccgaTGTTTAGACTTTACTCTTTTATATTCAACCTGTTCAAATTCATTGTCTTATtacttgagtcatacaatgtccaaaacatGCCCTTATTTTcaagtatgtgtttaaactatttatttgttaaaggactaattcataagtgtaagtttggctgggacccaccgttgtggaccaagaagggtgcctaacaccttctcctcaaggCTATTTTgatcccttaccctaaatctctggtaatgcaaactagtccaagagttaattactctaggtgccctaacgcaccataatccgttaggtgtcgactcttcaaaaatccaaattcccaaaaggaaatgagttattacccctatgaatacctacaaagaaaatctttttgtccttttttctttagacttaaatcccttaAGAAAATTGTCTAGGATATCCATCGTCAGGAAAAGTTTGATCATTGTTTTTcgtttttctaaaaaataaaaaaaatattcaattaaactaacacaactagaatagcatagaaagtcactcagacaatctcctcaccccacacttaaaattgtgcattgaccccaatgcacaccataactagTAAGAGGGTAAAaaaaactccctggtaggccaaaggccgaagcactagcagctcatggggtaatcagacttctcccaggcttggtccttcgtgcgggtacctcacacttagttccgaCCATCtagtttgttgttgcatccttccaatagctttgctttccatgcttcTAGAAAATCAAATATCGACACtgcaaaaataatacaataattaaaaaaattaataataataaaattaaaataaaagaaagcagtaaagttaGGTtgtctcccaacaagcgcttgatttaacgtcgcgacacgacgcgaatcactttctgcctccactttGAACTTATAAATTGGACTccaagttttgattctgctctGTGATCATGCTCCTGGGTGGTAGAATGAATCTGACTGGTCCAATAAAACAATGTAGTATTCTGCATTTCTTGGCCTTTGGATGAGATGTGTATTCCTGACTTTCTGGCAcgaagaattccagaatgtaggcaTCTTGTTCCTTACTGCTTGACTCATCAAGTAACTCGgacgactctatttccatatcataatccaaacacaatgtggaaaaatgttTGGAGTGTGGATCAATGCGCTCTACTACATGAGCATTGGGATTCTCAACATCCTCAACATTAAtgacactagagtcaac
Proteins encoded in this window:
- the LOC138868466 gene encoding uncharacterized protein; protein product: MCETFKIKHKNSTAYKPQMNIAVETANKNIKKILRKTVENHIQWHEKLPFALLGYRTTVRTYTRATPYMLVYGIEAVIPAKVEIPSLRVIHEAELSDVEWIRSHYEQLALIVGKRMNVVCHDQLYQNRMSRAFNKRVKLSQFTPGQLVLKKIFPHRDEAKGKFSPNWQGSYMVHRVLTGGALILAEMDGEIWSKLINSNAVKRYYA